One part of the Deinococcus seoulensis genome encodes these proteins:
- a CDS encoding class I SAM-dependent DNA methyltransferase encodes MTRTVDIVQKLWNLCNDLRDDGVTFHQYVTELTYLLFLKMAKETGQEEGRDGGINIPLQNRWDTLKAASAPDRLDHYRQTLLDLGKSPAPLVRMIYADASSFIRKPATLSKLVTDIDALDWYSAKEEGLGDLYEGLLAKNANEKKSGAGQYFTPRPLIDSIVAVMQPTSDDIIQDPAAGTGGFLIAAHHHITTHEDEYSWPETKQRAYYENAFHGMELVPDTQRLALMNLMLHGLANDPERSGIRLGDTLSSDHQKLPKATLILSNPPFGTKKGGGTPTRDDLTYVTSNKQFAFLQHIYRALKTHGRAAVILPDNVLFESGIGKQIRADLMDKCTLHTILRLPTGIFYAQGVKTNVLFFTRGTSDKGNTKEVWVYDLRANMPHFGKRTPFTREYFTEFETAYGPDPYGGPDALAARVDTGPEGRFRRFTREQIAERGDSLDISWLKDDSADQGDLPEPAQLAEEALTELAGAMEELRAILLELGEDQQALEEAGVLS; translated from the coding sequence ATGACCCGAACTGTCGACATCGTCCAGAAACTCTGGAACCTCTGCAATGACCTGCGTGACGACGGCGTCACGTTCCACCAGTACGTCACCGAGCTGACCTACCTGCTGTTCCTGAAGATGGCCAAGGAGACCGGGCAGGAAGAAGGCCGGGACGGCGGCATCAACATCCCCCTCCAGAACCGCTGGGACACCCTGAAGGCCGCCTCTGCGCCCGACCGGCTGGACCACTACCGGCAGACGCTGCTGGACCTCGGCAAGAGCCCCGCGCCCCTCGTGCGGATGATCTACGCCGACGCCAGTTCTTTCATCCGCAAACCCGCCACCCTGAGCAAGCTCGTGACGGACATCGACGCGCTCGACTGGTACTCCGCGAAGGAGGAAGGGCTGGGCGACCTGTACGAAGGGCTGCTCGCCAAGAACGCCAACGAGAAGAAGAGCGGCGCCGGCCAGTACTTCACGCCCCGCCCGCTGATCGACAGCATCGTCGCCGTCATGCAGCCCACCAGCGACGACATCATCCAGGACCCCGCCGCGGGCACCGGCGGCTTCCTGATCGCCGCGCACCACCACATCACCACCCACGAAGACGAATACTCCTGGCCCGAAACGAAACAACGGGCGTACTACGAGAACGCCTTCCACGGCATGGAACTCGTCCCGGACACGCAACGCCTCGCGCTGATGAACCTCATGCTGCACGGCCTCGCCAACGACCCCGAACGCAGCGGCATCCGCCTGGGCGACACCCTGAGCAGCGACCACCAGAAACTCCCCAAAGCCACCCTAATCCTGAGTAACCCCCCGTTCGGCACGAAGAAAGGCGGCGGCACCCCCACCCGCGACGACCTCACCTACGTCACCAGCAACAAACAATTCGCGTTCCTGCAACACATCTACCGCGCCCTGAAAACCCACGGCCGCGCCGCCGTCATCCTCCCAGACAACGTCCTGTTCGAAAGCGGCATCGGCAAACAGATCCGCGCCGACCTGATGGACAAATGCACCCTGCACACCATCCTGCGCCTCCCCACCGGGATCTTCTACGCGCAGGGCGTCAAAACCAACGTCCTGTTCTTCACACGCGGCACCAGCGACAAAGGCAACACCAAAGAAGTCTGGGTGTACGACCTGCGCGCCAACATGCCCCACTTCGGCAAACGCACCCCCTTCACCCGCGAGTACTTCACCGAATTCGAAACCGCCTACGGCCCCGACCCCTACGGCGGCCCCGACGCCCTGGCCGCCCGAGTGGACACCGGCCCCGAAGGACGCTTCCGCCGCTTCACCCGCGAACAGATCGCCGAACGCGGCGACAGCCTGGACATCAGCTGGCTGAAAGACGACAGCGCCGACCAGGGCGACCTGCCCGAACCCGCCCAGCTGGCCGAGGAAGCCCTGACGGAACTCGCCGGCGCGATGGAAGAACTCCGCGCCATCCTCCTCGAACTGGGCGAGGACCAGCAGGCCCTCGAAGAAGCCGGAGTGCTCAGTTGA
- a CDS encoding PDDEXK nuclease domain-containing protein, whose product MNDTPPDFTPILTLIRDAQGRALQRVNRELIDLYWQIGAYLHARIQADGWGRGTVRQLADWLAQEHPQARGFSASNLWRMGQFYDTYRGNPKLATLLRELGWSHHMTIIGRAQSEQEREFYLQAATQGHWTHRELLRQLEGGLYQRTLTNPAQLSPALHQQHPTAPPLFRDSYLLDFLNLPPAHSEHDLRRGLVTHLKHFLMELGPDFTFIAEEYRVQVGTQDFFIDLLLYHRGLQALVAFELKITHFTPAMLGQLDFYLEALDRDHRKPHENPSIGVLLCRSADEQVVEYALARSASPALVARYLTALPDKALLQAKLNEFYTLEEGMKDDE is encoded by the coding sequence TTGAACGACACCCCACCCGACTTCACGCCCATCCTGACCCTGATCCGCGACGCCCAGGGCCGCGCCCTGCAACGCGTCAACCGCGAACTGATCGACCTGTACTGGCAGATCGGCGCGTACCTGCACGCCCGCATCCAGGCGGACGGCTGGGGACGCGGCACCGTCCGGCAACTCGCCGACTGGCTCGCCCAGGAACACCCGCAGGCACGCGGGTTCTCCGCATCGAACCTGTGGCGCATGGGGCAGTTCTACGACACCTACCGGGGCAACCCAAAACTCGCAACACTGTTGCGAGAACTGGGCTGGTCCCACCACATGACCATCATCGGCCGCGCGCAGAGCGAACAGGAACGCGAATTCTACCTTCAGGCCGCCACGCAGGGCCACTGGACCCACCGGGAACTCCTGCGCCAGCTGGAAGGCGGCCTCTACCAACGCACCCTGACCAACCCCGCCCAGCTGAGCCCCGCCCTGCACCAGCAGCACCCCACCGCCCCGCCCCTGTTCCGGGACAGTTACCTGCTGGACTTCCTGAACCTCCCGCCCGCCCACAGCGAACACGACCTGCGGCGCGGCCTGGTCACGCACCTGAAACACTTCCTGATGGAACTCGGCCCGGACTTCACGTTCATCGCCGAGGAGTACCGCGTGCAGGTCGGCACGCAGGACTTCTTCATCGACCTGCTGCTGTACCACCGGGGCCTTCAGGCGCTGGTGGCGTTCGAACTGAAAATCACGCACTTCACGCCCGCCATGCTGGGCCAACTGGACTTCTACCTGGAAGCCCTGGACCGCGACCACCGCAAACCGCACGAGAACCCCAGCATCGGCGTGCTGCTGTGCCGCAGCGCCGACGAGCAGGTCGTCGAGTACGCCCTGGCCCGCAGCGCCAGCCCCGCCCTGGTCGCCCGGTACCTGACCGCCCTGCCCGACAAGGCCCTGCTGCAAGCCAAACTGAACGAGTTCTACACCCTGGAAGAAGGAATGAAAGATGACGAGTGA